In one Mauremys mutica isolate MM-2020 ecotype Southern chromosome 3, ASM2049712v1, whole genome shotgun sequence genomic region, the following are encoded:
- the NKX2-4 gene encoding homeobox protein Nkx-2.4 translates to MSLSPKHTTPFSVTDILSPMEESYKKFGALEGAGHLGSPLGAYRQAQGAQAAPAMQQHAIGGHNGAAAGAYHMPHGVSQFPHSAVGGYCNGGLGNMGELPAYPDSMRNSAAAAASGWYGANPDPRYSTISRFMGPSAGMNMAGMGTLSGIAEAAKTMAPLHAAPRRKRRVLFSQAQVYELERRFKQQKYLSAPEREHLASMIHLTPTQVKIWFQNHRYKMKRQAKDKATQQLQQEPSLCQQQQQQQPSPRRVAVPVLVKDGKPCPGNLSSTPAAPNQPAPQGAPELEEMSPSPPSLHSQVGGMAQMDTANVDYSSSLVNPNLLYSRTW, encoded by the exons ATGTCGCTGAGCCCCAAGCACACGACGCCCTTCTCCGTCACCGACATCCTGAGCCCCATGGAGGAGAGCTACAAGAAGTTCGGGGCGCTGGAGGGCGCCGGGCACCTGGGCTCCCCGCTGGGGGCTTATCGCCAGGCGCAGGGCGCGCAGGCTGCCCCGGCCATGCAGCAACACGCCATCGGCGGCCACAACGGGGCGGCGGCCGGCGCCTACCACATGCCGCACGGCGTCTCCCAGTTCCCCCACAGCGCCGTGGGGGGCTACTGCAACGGGGGGCTCGGCAACATGGGCGAGCTGCCCGCCTACCCCGACAGCATGCGGAACAGCGCGGCCGCCGCCGCCAGCGGCTGGTACGGGGCCAACCCGGACCCCAGGTACTCCACAA TCTCCAGGTTCATGGGCCCCTCGGCCGGGATGAACATGGCTGGCATGGGCACCCTGAGCGGCATCGCCGAGGCGGCCAAGACCATGGCCCCTCTCCACGCGGCGCCCCGGCGGAAGCGGCGGGTGCTCTTCTCCCAGGCGCAGGTCTACGAGCTGGAGCGGCGCTTCAAGCAGCAGAAGTACCTGTCGGCGCCGGAGCGGGAGCACCTGGCCAGCATGATCCACCTCACCCCGACGCAGGTGAAGATCTGGTTCCAGAACCACCGCTACAAGATGAAGCGGCAGGCGAAGGACAAGGCCAcgcagcagctccagcaggagcccagcctgtgccagcagcagcagcagcagcagccctcccCGCGGCGGGTGGCCGTGCCGGTGCTGGTGAAGGACGGGAAACCCTGCCCGGGCAACCTCAGCAGCACCCCGGCTGCGCCCAACCAGCCGGCGCCCCAGGGC GCCCCGGAGCTGGAGGAGATGtcgcccagccccccctccctccacagccaGGTCGGCGGCATGGCCCAGATGGACACGGCCAACGTCGATTACAGCAGCAGCCTGGTCAACCCCAACCTGCTGTACAGCAGGACGTGGtaa